One genomic segment of Gemmatimonadota bacterium includes these proteins:
- a CDS encoding zinc-binding dehydrogenase, translating to MKARIVGERQSDVVPAPVPEPKEDWAVVKVHASAMCTEYKTWLAGDRREVIGHEGAGEVVAVAQPGRVKVGDRVTVMPQYPCGNCALCRSGDYIYCEDTYNFAEFTGSRDGSGTFAHYVVKPSWLLLPIPERVTYEQATMAIDGIGASFGGMQAIGVGAFDTVLITGLGPVGLGGIINARFRGARVLAVEPAPWRAALGLELGAEVVLHPQDDPLARIRDLTGGRGVDCAVDCSGSVAGERLCIDAVRRRGRVAFVGECSQELPIKVSPDLIRKGLLVSGNWLYNMQDYEGVMQVIAESPLIDKLISHVMPMSKIQEAFGLLAAGEAAKIVLHPWA from the coding sequence ATGAAAGCAAGGATCGTTGGAGAGCGGCAGTCAGATGTGGTGCCGGCACCGGTGCCGGAGCCGAAGGAGGATTGGGCGGTGGTGAAGGTGCATGCTTCGGCGATGTGTACGGAGTACAAGACGTGGTTGGCGGGTGATCGGCGCGAGGTGATTGGGCACGAGGGGGCGGGCGAGGTGGTGGCGGTGGCGCAGCCGGGGCGGGTGAAGGTGGGGGACCGGGTTACGGTGATGCCGCAGTATCCGTGTGGCAATTGCGCTTTGTGTCGATCTGGTGATTATATCTATTGCGAGGATACATACAACTTTGCCGAGTTTACCGGCAGCCGCGATGGCAGCGGTACGTTTGCCCATTATGTGGTCAAGCCCTCGTGGCTTTTGTTGCCGATCCCGGAGCGGGTTACGTACGAGCAGGCGACAATGGCGATTGACGGTATCGGCGCTTCTTTTGGGGGCATGCAGGCCATTGGCGTGGGTGCTTTTGATACGGTTCTGATTACGGGCTTGGGTCCGGTGGGGCTTGGCGGGATTATCAATGCGCGGTTCCGCGGGGCGCGGGTGCTGGCGGTGGAGCCTGCACCGTGGCGCGCTGCACTCGGTCTCGAGTTGGGCGCAGAGGTGGTGCTGCATCCTCAGGATGATCCGCTTGCGCGTATTCGAGATTTGACAGGTGGTCGCGGGGTTGATTGTGCGGTGGATTGTTCTGGTTCGGTGGCGGGCGAGCGGCTGTGTATTGATGCGGTGCGGCGGCGCGGACGAGTGGCTTTTGTCGGCGAGTGTTCCCAGGAATTGCCGATTAAGGTGAGCCCAGATTTGATTCGCAAAGGGTTGCTGGTGTCGGGGAATTGGCTGTACAATATGCAGGATTACGAGGGCGTGATGCAGGTGATCGCGGAGTCGCCTCTGATTGATAAGCTGATTAGCCACGTTATGCCGATGAGCAAAATTCAGGAGGCTTTCGGTCTCTTAGCTGCTGGCGAAGCCGCAAAGATCGTGCTTCATCCCTGGGCGTAG